The following proteins are encoded in a genomic region of [Eubacterium] hominis:
- a CDS encoding ABC-F family ATP-binding cassette domain-containing protein, which translates to MSILNVQNVSHSFGGRQILENVSFRLLNGEHVGLIGANGEGKSTFLNIITGKLAPEEGKVEWCNRITTGYLDQHTSLEKGKSIKEVLQDAFHHLFDLEKEMMDMYEKMGDCSEEEMDHLMKEVGEIQDILDHNGFYMIDAKINEVAKGLGLLDIGLDKDVTQLSGGQRSKVLLSKLLLENPMILILDEPTNYLDEEHIRWLTTFLSEYQNAFILVSHDIPFLNAVTNVIYHVENCILTRYAGDYHYFEEQYAMKKRQQEAAYNKQQKEIEDLEDFIARNKARVATRNMAHSRQKKLDKMDLISKPKTKIKPVFEFMEARTPGRVIFEVKDLVIGYDDPLTTPFHMELERNKKIAIKGVNGLGKTTLLKTLLGIIPALSGQVEVDPFVEIGFFEQEEHGNTKTALQHFWDHFPGLTNGEVRAALAKCGLTTDHIESGMCVLSGGEQAKVRLALIMNKPCNVLVLDEPTNHLDVDAKEELQRALKAYHGTIILVSHDPDFYMDIVDEVINLEDYTTKVL; encoded by the coding sequence ATGAGTATTTTAAATGTACAAAACGTATCACACAGCTTTGGTGGAAGACAAATATTAGAGAATGTATCTTTTCGTTTATTGAATGGAGAACATGTTGGATTGATTGGTGCCAATGGAGAAGGAAAGTCTACTTTTTTAAATATCATCACAGGGAAATTAGCACCTGAAGAAGGCAAGGTAGAATGGTGTAATCGTATCACAACTGGATATCTTGATCAGCATACTTCTCTTGAAAAAGGCAAGAGCATTAAAGAAGTATTACAGGATGCTTTCCATCACTTGTTTGACTTAGAAAAAGAAATGATGGATATGTATGAAAAGATGGGTGATTGTAGTGAGGAAGAAATGGACCATCTGATGAAAGAAGTTGGAGAGATTCAGGATATCTTAGATCACAATGGTTTCTATATGATTGATGCAAAAATCAATGAAGTCGCAAAAGGATTAGGTCTGTTAGATATTGGTTTAGATAAAGATGTGACACAATTATCTGGAGGACAGCGATCTAAAGTGTTATTGAGTAAATTGTTGTTGGAAAATCCAATGATTTTGATTTTGGATGAGCCTACCAACTATTTAGATGAAGAACATATCCGTTGGCTGACAACATTTTTAAGTGAATATCAAAATGCATTTATTCTAGTATCCCATGATATTCCATTCTTAAACGCTGTTACCAACGTGATTTATCATGTGGAAAACTGTATCTTAACACGTTATGCGGGGGACTATCATTATTTTGAGGAACAGTATGCAATGAAAAAGCGTCAGCAGGAAGCAGCCTATAACAAACAGCAAAAAGAAATTGAAGATTTAGAAGATTTCATTGCCCGCAATAAGGCTCGTGTAGCAACGCGAAACATGGCACATTCCAGACAGAAAAAACTGGATAAAATGGATCTTATCAGTAAACCTAAAACCAAAATCAAACCAGTATTTGAATTTATGGAAGCAAGAACGCCGGGCCGTGTGATCTTTGAAGTAAAGGATCTGGTCATTGGATATGATGATCCCTTAACAACACCTTTTCATATGGAATTAGAACGTAATAAAAAGATTGCAATCAAAGGGGTTAATGGTCTGGGTAAGACAACATTATTAAAAACACTGCTAGGTATAATTCCTGCATTATCCGGTCAGGTAGAAGTCGATCCATTTGTGGAAATTGGATTCTTTGAACAAGAAGAACATGGCAATACCAAAACAGCGCTTCAACATTTCTGGGATCACTTTCCAGGACTTACCAATGGAGAAGTACGAGCAGCTCTGGCAAAATGTGGATTGACAACGGATCATATCGAATCTGGCATGTGTGTATTAAGTGGTGGGGAACAGGCAAAAGTACGTTTGGCACTCATCATGAATAAACCTTGTAATGTTCTGGTTCTGGATGAGCCAACCAACCACCTGGATGTGGATGCGAAAGAAGAATTACAGCGTGCATTAAAAGCATACCATGGAACGATTATTCTAGTATCCCACGATCCTGATTTCTATATGGATATCGTAGATGAAGTCATCAATCTGGAGGATTACACTACAAAAGTTTTATAA
- a CDS encoding APC family permease, producing MFQKIKRIVLGRSLKSDELDHEKFSVLWGLPILSSDAISSVSYACEEILMVLIPVLGLASYRPLMGVAFAIICLLMILVFSYRQTISAYPQGGGSYIVASENLGKTAGLVAASSLAIDYVLTVAVSICAGTAAITSAFPSLLPYKTLIAFVMVSLLAIGNLRGMRESSILFGLPTYMFMISILIMIITGIIKVLVLKEIPPVSADLHQPMQDLTLVLFLKAFSSGCTALTGVEAVSDGIPNFKAPAQKNAKRVLTLLACIVFMIFVGVCFLATMYHVVPNENVTAIAQISSHVFGNDTLMFYIVQATTAIILTMAANTAFADLPLLFSILAKDGYVPRQFMARGSRLSFSNGIIMLFLLSASLVMIFHANTHHLMPLYAVGVFLSFTLSQAGMFVRWLKTKEGKWKHKAFINGLGTIITAITCMIIAASKFFHGAWIVLLCIPIFVFVMRKIHQHYEQVKRDLDITEINDSLIRKQPVPTRIILPVDSINRSFIKAVNYAYTLHCDNMEIYHVDVDAYATQKLQHKYGCLQLDIPLCCEQAPYRNINETLLHHIEEEAKHLLPQQTLTIIIPQFVVTHVQKNILHNQTSLLLKHKLSYMRNVSIISVPYVLHE from the coding sequence ATGTTTCAGAAGATTAAACGTATTGTTTTAGGCAGATCACTTAAAAGTGATGAACTGGATCATGAAAAATTCAGTGTTTTATGGGGACTGCCGATATTATCCAGTGATGCGATATCCAGTGTATCTTATGCATGTGAGGAAATCTTAATGGTATTAATTCCCGTTCTTGGACTTGCTTCTTATCGTCCACTTATGGGAGTAGCTTTTGCCATTATCTGTTTACTTATGATTTTGGTATTCTCCTATCGTCAGACCATATCTGCATATCCACAAGGGGGCGGTTCTTATATCGTCGCAAGTGAAAATTTAGGAAAGACTGCCGGACTTGTTGCGGCATCTTCTTTGGCAATTGATTATGTATTGACAGTCGCTGTCAGTATTTGTGCAGGTACAGCTGCTATTACCTCTGCCTTCCCATCACTTTTACCATATAAGACATTAATTGCTTTCGTGATGGTCAGCTTACTTGCTATCGGTAATTTAAGAGGCATGCGTGAATCCAGTATCTTATTTGGATTACCTACGTATATGTTTATGATTTCTATCCTGATCATGATTATTACAGGTATCATCAAAGTATTGGTTCTAAAAGAAATACCACCTGTTTCTGCCGATTTACATCAGCCAATGCAGGATTTGACACTTGTATTATTCTTAAAAGCATTCTCCAGTGGCTGTACTGCTTTAACAGGTGTGGAAGCTGTCAGTGATGGAATTCCTAATTTTAAAGCACCTGCCCAAAAGAATGCCAAACGCGTATTGACACTATTAGCGTGTATTGTATTTATGATCTTTGTGGGCGTATGTTTTCTTGCGACTATGTATCATGTGGTTCCTAATGAAAATGTAACAGCGATTGCACAGATATCTTCCCATGTCTTTGGAAATGATACTCTAATGTTTTATATCGTACAGGCCACAACAGCCATTATCTTAACAATGGCTGCCAATACTGCTTTTGCAGATCTGCCATTGTTATTTTCTATTCTGGCAAAAGATGGCTATGTGCCTCGTCAGTTTATGGCAAGAGGTTCACGTTTAAGCTTTTCTAACGGTATCATCATGTTATTTTTGTTATCAGCTTCCTTGGTTATGATTTTTCATGCAAATACCCATCACTTAATGCCTTTATATGCAGTCGGTGTCTTTTTATCTTTTACTTTATCACAGGCTGGTATGTTTGTTCGCTGGTTAAAAACCAAAGAAGGAAAATGGAAACACAAAGCTTTTATCAATGGCTTAGGCACAATTATTACTGCCATTACCTGTATGATTATTGCGGCAAGTAAATTCTTTCATGGTGCTTGGATCGTCTTGTTGTGTATTCCTATTTTCGTTTTCGTTATGAGAAAGATCCATCAGCATTATGAACAGGTAAAACGTGATTTAGATATCACAGAAATTAATGATTCGCTGATTCGAAAACAACCTGTTCCTACAAGGATCATCTTACCAGTTGATTCCATTAACCGTTCCTTCATTAAAGCTGTCAATTATGCATATACCCTACATTGTGATAATATGGAAATCTATCATGTGGATGTGGATGCATATGCCACACAAAAGCTACAGCATAAATATGGATGTTTACAACTTGATATTCCTTTATGTTGTGAACAGGCACCTTATCGTAACATCAATGAAACCTTGTTACATCATATTGAGGAAGAAGCAAAGCATTTACTACCACAACAGACACTCACCATCATTATCCCACAGTTTGTTGTGACCCATGTACAGAAAAATATTCTGCATAATCAAACATCGCTGTTATTAAAACACAAGTTATCTTATATGCGAAATGTATCCATCATCAGTGTTCCCTATGTTCTTCATGAATGA
- the plsY gene encoding glycerol-3-phosphate 1-O-acyltransferase PlsY, translating to MDVNWIWYLGLGYLLGSIPFALVIGKVFYKTDVRNFGSGNLGGTNAGRVLGKKAGISVILCDVFKVVLAVAIVAQFDREASIWAGLAAAIGHCYPVFAGFHGGKAVATMFGFLLSTSIFTFGNLWYVLVPLIFFLIVLYLGKMVSLASMVAAIVSSIYITIMQYNISFEVILASWLLTVLVIYRHRGNIVKIKNGTENKISWL from the coding sequence ATGGATGTAAATTGGATTTGGTATCTTGGACTTGGCTATCTACTAGGAAGTATTCCTTTTGCGTTAGTCATCGGAAAAGTCTTTTATAAAACAGATGTTAGAAATTTTGGCAGTGGCAACTTAGGCGGCACCAATGCTGGTCGTGTACTCGGAAAAAAAGCAGGTATTTCTGTCATCCTGTGTGATGTATTTAAAGTTGTACTTGCGGTAGCAATCGTTGCACAATTTGATCGTGAAGCAAGCATATGGGCAGGACTTGCGGCTGCCATCGGACATTGTTATCCAGTATTTGCTGGCTTTCATGGAGGTAAGGCAGTGGCCACCATGTTTGGTTTTTTATTGAGTACTTCCATTTTTACATTTGGTAATTTATGGTATGTGCTTGTGCCTTTGATTTTCTTTCTGATTGTATTATATCTTGGAAAGATGGTATCTTTGGCAAGTATGGTTGCGGCTATTGTAAGCAGCATCTACATTACGATTATGCAATACAATATCAGTTTTGAAGTAATCCTTGCCAGCTGGCTGTTGACAGTGCTTGTCATCTATCGTCATCGTGGCAATATTGTAAAAATTAAAAATGGTACAGAGAATAAAATCAGCTGGCTGTAA
- the parE gene encoding DNA topoisomerase IV subunit B, with protein MAEKAYDGSSIQILEGLDAVRKRPGMYIGSTDARGLHHLVWEIVDNSIDEALNGHGNCIHITIEEGGSICVEDEGRGMPVDMHASGVPALQVIFTVLHAGGKFSEAGGYKTSGGLHGVGASVVNALCEWVEVSVYRDNKIYQMTFHDGGKRVSELQVIGKTNKTGSKVRFMPDKTMFSTTKFSFHQIAERAREDAFLIKGLKLCVKDERKDKEREEIYHYEEGLVAFMDYLHEDKQTFHKPVSFSGVSNDIKVDCCFQYTDEYQENIFSFVNIVRTKDGGTHETGAKNAFTKVFNDYARRNGILKDKDKNFEGSDVREGLTIILSVGIPEHLLQFEGQTKGKLGTPEAKPAVEALISEKLNFFLEENKELAMTLIKKMQRASTAREAARKAREDARKGKSKGKTEKILSGKLASAQSKDARKKELYLVEGDSAGGSAKQGRDSKYQAILPLRGKVLNTEKASITNIEKNEELNTIIHALGAGVGANFHAEDSNYHKVIIMTDADTDGAHIQILLLTFFYRYMRELIEKGMVYIALPPLYKLQKGKEIAYAWTDEELDHLRKTFPKGYNLQRYKGLGEMNADQLWDTTMCPETRTLIQVSIDDAVIAEKRVSVLMGDKANLRRDWIEENVSFTLEDDYNLEVR; from the coding sequence ATGGCAGAAAAAGCTTACGATGGAAGCAGTATACAGATTCTGGAAGGCCTTGATGCTGTACGTAAAAGACCGGGTATGTATATCGGAAGTACAGATGCAAGGGGACTTCATCACCTGGTGTGGGAGATCGTTGATAACTCTATTGATGAGGCACTCAATGGTCATGGTAATTGTATCCATATCACGATTGAAGAAGGCGGAAGTATCTGCGTAGAAGATGAAGGTCGTGGAATGCCAGTCGATATGCATGCCAGCGGTGTGCCGGCATTACAGGTTATCTTTACAGTACTGCATGCAGGAGGTAAATTCTCTGAAGCTGGTGGATATAAAACTTCCGGTGGTCTGCATGGGGTTGGTGCCAGCGTTGTCAATGCCTTGTGTGAATGGGTAGAAGTAAGTGTTTATCGTGATAATAAGATTTATCAGATGACATTCCATGATGGTGGTAAACGTGTATCCGAGTTGCAAGTGATTGGAAAAACAAACAAGACCGGCAGCAAGGTGCGTTTTATGCCAGATAAGACCATGTTTTCTACGACTAAGTTTTCCTTTCATCAGATTGCGGAACGTGCAAGAGAAGATGCTTTCTTAATCAAAGGTTTAAAACTATGTGTAAAAGATGAACGTAAAGATAAAGAGCGAGAAGAAATCTATCATTATGAAGAAGGTCTTGTGGCATTCATGGATTATTTACATGAAGACAAACAGACATTCCATAAACCAGTATCGTTTTCTGGTGTATCCAATGATATCAAGGTAGACTGTTGTTTCCAGTATACGGATGAATATCAGGAAAATATCTTTAGCTTTGTCAATATCGTGCGTACCAAAGATGGTGGAACACATGAAACCGGCGCAAAGAATGCATTCACAAAAGTATTTAATGATTACGCAAGAAGAAATGGTATCTTAAAAGATAAAGATAAGAACTTTGAAGGAAGCGATGTACGTGAAGGACTAACGATTATTTTATCGGTTGGAATTCCTGAACACCTTCTTCAATTTGAAGGCCAGACCAAAGGCAAACTTGGTACTCCGGAAGCAAAACCAGCCGTAGAGGCATTGATTTCAGAAAAATTGAATTTCTTCTTAGAAGAAAATAAAGAACTGGCAATGACATTGATCAAAAAGATGCAGCGCGCAAGTACTGCACGTGAGGCAGCTCGTAAAGCAAGAGAAGATGCCAGAAAAGGCAAAAGCAAAGGCAAAACAGAAAAAATCTTATCTGGAAAACTTGCCAGTGCCCAATCAAAAGATGCCAGAAAAAAAGAATTGTATCTTGTCGAAGGGGATTCTGCCGGCGGTAGTGCAAAACAGGGCCGAGATAGTAAATATCAGGCGATATTGCCACTTCGAGGTAAGGTGTTAAATACCGAAAAAGCAAGTATCACCAATATTGAAAAGAATGAAGAATTGAATACGATCATCCATGCACTTGGTGCTGGTGTTGGCGCTAACTTCCATGCGGAGGATTCCAATTATCACAAAGTCATTATCATGACCGATGCCGATACCGATGGTGCACATATTCAGATCTTATTACTGACATTCTTTTATCGCTATATGCGTGAATTAATTGAAAAAGGCATGGTATATATTGCACTGCCACCTTTATATAAATTACAAAAGGGAAAAGAAATCGCTTATGCTTGGACAGATGAAGAATTAGACCACTTGCGTAAAACATTCCCAAAAGGCTACAACTTACAGCGTTACAAAGGTTTGGGTGAAATGAATGCCGATCAGTTATGGGATACCACGATGTGTCCTGAAACAAGAACCCTGATTCAGGTCAGCATTGATGATGCTGTGATCGCAGAAAAACGTGTTTCTGTGTTGATGGGAGATAAAGCCAACCTACGTCGTGATTGGATTGAAGAAAATGTATCCTTCACATTAGAAGATGATTATAATCTGGAGGTGAGATAA
- the parC gene encoding DNA topoisomerase IV subunit A encodes MKKKIEEPIETHANVITSPLEEIMGDRFGRYSKYIIQERALPDARDGLKPVQRRILYAMYEDGNLWDKGYRKSAKTVGLVIGNYHPHGDSSVYDAMVRMSQEWKIRSPQIDMQGNNGSIDDDPAAAMRYTEARLGKISEYLLKDIEKDTVQWAPNFDDTAWEPTVLPARYPNLLVNGITGIAAGYATNIPPHNLCEAIDATIYRIQHPDCSLDDLMQFVKGPDFPTGGIVQGIDGIREAFKTGRGKIMVRSKVSIEQAKTVQQIVVHEIPYEVVKSNMVKKIDDIRLNKKIDGILDVRDESDRKGLRVVVDIKKDMDANLILNYLYKNTDLQVSYNYNVVAIVNKRPVQMGLAQMLDAFIEHRNEVILKRSRYDLDKKQQRCHILEGLIKAISILDEIIALIRSSKDKADSKRRIIEAFNFTEEQAEAIVTMRLYRLSNTDICQLQEEHASLLKEIAQLQSILNDPKVLRKVMISELKEVKKAFPVERLTKIEEEIEEIVIDKVAMINSEQVMFTVSRDGYFKRVSMRSYGAANNAMTGLKEEDRLVGWGEVNTLDHVIFFTNQGTYGYTPVYEVEEAKWKDIGSHLNNTLKISSDEKITDAYVVSNFKTNAYMISVTKKGLIKRTKVSDYEVSRNNKTMSNMKLLEGDEVIGTYVAYDGDEILLASRNGFVTRYPISLIPITSPRSKGVKAMNLVNDDIASAIVHREAGNQLVVFSDTLAMKRLKLSEIDITGRPVKGNMICKKVKSKPYQIAYIGIYDINDEIIISNDAYHRFFAKDISLMSKDATFSTPFKHTGDFYVMKPLEKLQQVEMTSDDLSDEETEDFEEVSLFE; translated from the coding sequence ATGAAAAAGAAAATTGAAGAACCAATCGAAACACATGCAAACGTGATTACCTCACCACTTGAAGAAATCATGGGGGATCGATTTGGACGATATTCAAAATACATCATTCAAGAACGTGCCCTTCCAGATGCACGAGATGGTTTAAAACCAGTACAGCGAAGAATTCTATACGCCATGTATGAAGATGGCAACTTGTGGGATAAAGGCTATCGTAAATCCGCAAAGACAGTCGGTTTGGTCATTGGTAATTATCATCCACATGGAGATTCCAGCGTATATGATGCCATGGTACGTATGTCCCAGGAATGGAAAATCCGTTCTCCACAAATCGATATGCAGGGAAACAATGGATCTATCGATGATGACCCTGCCGCTGCCATGCGTTATACCGAAGCAAGACTTGGAAAAATCAGTGAATATCTGTTAAAGGATATTGAGAAAGATACCGTGCAATGGGCACCTAACTTTGACGATACGGCATGGGAACCAACTGTTTTACCAGCACGTTATCCCAATCTGTTAGTCAATGGTATCACAGGTATTGCCGCAGGATATGCGACCAATATTCCACCACATAACTTATGTGAAGCAATTGATGCGACCATCTATCGTATCCAGCATCCAGATTGTTCTTTAGATGATTTGATGCAGTTTGTGAAAGGACCAGATTTTCCAACAGGTGGAATTGTACAGGGAATTGATGGAATCCGTGAAGCATTTAAAACTGGACGTGGAAAAATCATGGTGCGCAGTAAAGTTAGTATTGAACAAGCAAAAACTGTTCAACAAATCGTTGTACACGAAATACCATATGAAGTCGTCAAAAGCAATATGGTGAAAAAGATTGACGATATTCGCTTAAATAAAAAAATCGATGGAATCTTAGATGTTCGTGATGAAAGTGATCGTAAAGGATTGCGTGTGGTTGTGGATATCAAAAAAGATATGGATGCCAATCTGATTTTAAACTACTTATATAAAAATACTGATTTACAGGTGTCTTACAACTACAACGTTGTGGCAATTGTCAACAAGCGCCCAGTGCAAATGGGTCTGGCACAAATGCTGGATGCCTTTATTGAACATCGTAATGAAGTTATCTTAAAACGCAGCCGTTATGATTTAGACAAAAAACAGCAGCGCTGTCATATATTAGAGGGATTGATCAAAGCTATCAGCATTCTGGATGAAATCATCGCACTTATTCGCTCATCCAAAGATAAAGCAGATTCTAAACGCAGAATCATAGAAGCTTTCAACTTTACAGAGGAACAGGCAGAAGCTATCGTCACGATGCGCTTATATCGTTTAAGTAATACAGATATCTGCCAATTACAGGAAGAACATGCATCTTTATTGAAAGAAATTGCCCAACTGCAAAGTATTCTGAATGATCCAAAAGTTTTAAGAAAAGTTATGATTTCTGAATTAAAAGAAGTCAAAAAAGCGTTCCCAGTAGAACGTCTGACAAAAATTGAAGAAGAAATCGAAGAAATCGTTATTGATAAAGTCGCCATGATCAATAGTGAGCAGGTGATGTTTACCGTATCAAGAGATGGATACTTTAAACGTGTATCTATGCGTAGCTATGGTGCTGCCAATAATGCAATGACAGGCTTAAAAGAGGAAGATCGTTTGGTCGGCTGGGGTGAAGTTAATACATTGGATCATGTGATTTTCTTTACAAACCAGGGGACCTATGGATATACACCGGTTTATGAAGTAGAGGAAGCCAAATGGAAAGATATTGGAAGTCATTTAAATAATACTTTAAAAATATCCAGTGATGAAAAGATCACAGATGCCTATGTCGTTTCAAATTTCAAAACCAATGCGTATATGATTTCTGTAACCAAAAAAGGTTTGATCAAGCGTACAAAAGTATCAGATTATGAAGTCAGCCGAAACAATAAAACAATGAGCAATATGAAGCTGTTGGAAGGCGATGAAGTTATTGGTACCTATGTTGCTTATGATGGTGATGAAATCTTATTAGCAAGTCGCAATGGATTTGTGACACGCTATCCGATTTCCTTGATTCCTATTACTTCTCCAAGAAGTAAGGGCGTAAAGGCAATGAATCTCGTTAATGATGATATTGCGAGTGCGATTGTACATCGAGAAGCAGGCAATCAGCTTGTTGTGTTTAGTGATACACTTGCGATGAAACGTTTGAAATTAAGCGAAATCGATATCACAGGGCGCCCTGTAAAGGGAAATATGATTTGTAAGAAAGTAAAATCTAAGCCTTATCAAATCGCATATATTGGTATCTATGATATCAATGATGAAATTATCATCAGCAATGATGCTTATCATCGTTTCTTTGCGAAAGATATCTCCTTAATGAGTAAAGATGCAACATTCTCTACACCATTTAAACATACAGGTGATTTCTATGTGATGAAGCCACTTGAAAAGCTACAGCAGGTGGAAATGACAAGTGATGATCTATCTGATGAAGAAACGGAAG